The following proteins are co-located in the Tachysurus vachellii isolate PV-2020 chromosome 17, HZAU_Pvac_v1, whole genome shotgun sequence genome:
- the kif4 gene encoding kinesin family member 4: MTKEEDKVIPVRVALRCRPLVPKELNEGCQSCLTFTPGEPQVVVGNDKAFTYDYVFDPSTEQDEVFNTAVLPLLSGLFKGYNATVLAYGQTGSGKTFSMGGTYTSAQENEPVVGVIPRVVQKIFQEKDKRTDCTFLLSVSYLEVYNEEILDLLCTSKDKPVISIREDPKEGIKIVGLMEKEVFTAQEMVGCLETGNSARTVGSTAMNAASSRSHAIFTISLEQRRRGDKNDSMVSKLHLVDLAGSERQKKTKAEGDRLKEGISINRGLLSLGNVISALGDESKKGTFVPYRDSKLTRLLQDSLGGNSHTLMIACVSPADSNIEETINTLRYADRARKIKNKPVLNVDPRAAEMKRLKQQVQELQVMLLHARGGVAPVLSGSEEAAKLSQVLERNQSLQAENSKLSRELSEAVTQTALMCERIIVTEHVNEKLQSKLEELRQHAACKVDLQKMLETLEDQELKENMEVIQSLQHLILELQHESAGIAATIDAMTSGNSTSLEVEAEGNAADVSRSPASGSPGGSNAEAQAKDSPENFTTQHALRQAQMSKELIELNKVLALKEAFVKKMCQNDGHLEPIQTEYQENIKNLQAEVGLLQKEKEDLILALHSAKKDTNQAKLSEQRRKRLQDLEGKMTDLKKKLQDQSKLLKLKETSVRSVTKLNQEIQAMKAQRVQLMRQMKEDSEKFRVWKLKKDKEVLQLKEKDRKRQYEMLKLERDFQKQANVLRRKTEEAAAANKRLKDALQKRSEVAEKRKDTQNRGMEGVASRVKSWLLNEVEVLVSTQEARRHLQDLLEDRKMLAEEIAQLRQQMESGEKPVAKVRRRTLTISELEGKGELEASISKQVDNLETEMDLRSAQIADLQQKVLDADNEGRMKQRWDSITTIVEAKSALKILMSEVVTSKTANAKLESELKQERANHMDLQKVLCDERKLMSTMDMEHQSHLVELEQTHQEKVLYLLSQLQNKPLEAKEEENHETSKRERELLQRLKFQEAELQKMRELTEQNQKLLEELEQYKQKLLLAQLTSAKKAPPLAAESPDTSFEYVPPKPKAKLSTARAPLQEPTIDLDELVSPSESEKEEDEWRPEKKERSRRGSKKSKMTGCACKGRCVNKLCRCRKGRLTCGENCLCDHEKCRNMENRAVMDVAETNDVSKDSVSIPEDPTAVSPRDATFFRPPCVPPTKKEIGDISNLSSVLKLEKKPVPADMDSDSEESEESIMPSFLRKNKRGLNNFKNSFFSGCTPVREES, translated from the exons ATGACAAAGGAAGAGGATAAAGTGATTCCTGTCCGTGTGGCTCTTCGCTGCCGTCCTCTGGTTCCTAAAGAGCTGAACGAAGGATGTCAGAGCTGCTTAACATTCACCCCTGGAGAACCCCAG gtgGTTGTCGGCAACGATAAAGCGTTCACATACGACTACGTTTTTGATCCCTCTACAGAGCAGGATGAGGTGTTTAACACGGCCGTGTTGCCTCTGCTCTCAGGCCTCTTTAAAG GTTATAACGCCACGGTTCTGGCGTACGGCCAGACGGGCTCAGGAAAGACCTTCTCGATGGGAGGCACCTACACGTCAGCACAAGAGAACGAGCCTGTTGTCGGCGTCATCCCCAGAGTGGTCCAGAAAATCTTTCAGGAAAAAGACAAGAGGACCGATTGCACATTCCTCCTCTCTGTTTCCTATCTTGAG GTTTACAATGAAGAGATTTTGGATCTTTTATGTACATCAAAGGATAAACCGGTTATTAGCATCAGAGAAGATCCAAAGGAAGGCATCAAA ATTGTAGGTCTGATGGAGAAGGAGGTGTTCACCGCTCAGGAGATGGTGGGCTGTCTGGAGACGGGGAACTCGGCCCGTACCGTGGGCTCCACTGCCATGAACGCCGCCTCGTCCCGTTCGCACGCCATCTTCACCATCAGCCTGGAACAACGCCGCAGAGGTGACAA aaacGATTCCATGGTCTCTAAACTGCACCTGGTGGACCTCGCCGGATCCGAGAGGCAGAAGAAAACTAAGGCTGAAGGAGATCGTCTCAAAGAGG GAATCAGTATAAACAGAGGCTTGCTGTCTTTGGGAAACGTCATCAGTGCACTTGGAGACGAGAGCAAAAAGGGCACGTTTGTACCTTACAGAGACTCCAAGTTGACTCGTCTTCTGCAGG aCTCATTGGGAGGAAACAGTCACACGTTGATGATCGCGTGCGTGAGTCCGGCCGACTCCAACATCGAGGAGACCATCAACACGCTGCGTTACGCAGACCGCGCACGCAAAATCAAGAACAAGCCGGTTCTCAACGTGGATCCTCGAGCCGCCGAGATGAAGCGTCTCAAGCAGCAG GTGCAGGAGCTTCAGGTGATGCTGTTGCACGCTCGAGGCGGCGTCGCTCCTGTTCTCTCAGG GTCAGAGGAAGCCGCCAAATTGTCACAGGTTCTGGAGCGTAACCAGAGTTTACAGGCGGAGAACAGCAAGCTGAGTCGAGAGCTGAGCGAGGCCGTAACACAGACCGCACTCATGTGTGAAAGGATCATCGTG ACCGAGCACGTCAACGAGAAGCTCCAGAGCAAACTAGAGGAACTGAGGCAGCACGCTGC GTGCAAAGTGGACCTTCAGAAGATGCTCGAGACCCTGGAGGACCAAGAGCTGAAGGAGAATATGGAGGTCATCCAAAGCCTTCAGCACTTGATCCTGGAGCTACAG CACGAGAGCGCAGGGATCGCGGCCACTATAGACGCCATGACCTCGGGCAATTCCACCTCTCTGGAGGTCGAGGCGGAGGGCAACGCTGCAGACGTGAGCCGCAGTCCTGCCTCTGGCTCACCTGGG GGCAGCAATGCTGAAGCTCAGGCCAAGGACTCCCCAGAGAACTTCACtacccagcatgcactgagGCAGGCTCAGATGTCCAAAGAGCTCATTGAGCTCAATAAAGTTCTTGCACTTAAAGAGGCTTTCGTCAAGAAGATGTGCCAGAACGACGGTCACTTAGAACCGATACAGACAGAATATCAG GAGAACATCAAAAACCTCCAGGCTGAAGTTGGGTTACTacagaaagagaaggaagatCTGATCCTCGCACTGCACTCTGCGAAGAAAGACACCAATCAAGCAAA ACTGAGTGAGCAGCGCAGGAAGAGGCTACAGGACCTAGAAGGGAAGATGACTGATCTAAAGAAGAAGCTCCAGGATCAGTCCAAGCTTCTGAAGCTTAAAGAGACGTCAGTGCGCAGCGTCACTAAACTCAATCAGGAGATTCAG GCGATGAAGGCGCAGCGAGTGCAGCTGATGAGGCAGATGAAGGAGGACTCGGAGAAATTCCGTGTGTGGAAGCTGAAGAAAGATAAAGAAGTTCTGCAGCTGAAAGAAAAG GATCGTAAGCGTCAGTACGAGATGCTGAAGCTGGAAAGGGATTTCCAGAAACAGGCGAACGTCCTGAGACGCAAAACCGAGGAG GCTGCCGCAGCTAATAAACGGCTGAAGGACGCGCTTCAGAAAAGAAGTGAAGTGGCAGAGAAACGCAAAGACACACAGAACCGCGGTATGGAGGGAGTCGCCAGCAGGGTCAAG TCCTGGCTGCTGAACGAGGTGGAGGTGTTGGTGAGTACGCAGGAAGCTCGACGCCACCTACAGGACCTGCTGGAGGACAGGAAGATGTTGGCTGAGGAGATCGCTCAACTCCGGCAGCAGATGGAGTCTGGAGAGAAACCTGTGGCTAAAGTGCGG CGTCGCACCCTGACCATCTCAGAGCTGGAGGGTAAAGGAGAGCTGGAGGCTTCCATCAGTAAACAAGTGGACAACTTGGAGACCGAGATGGACCTCAG GAGCGCTCAGATCGCAGACCTGCAGCAAAAGGTTCTGGATGCTGATAACGAAGGGCGAATGAAGCAGCGCTGGGACTCGATCACAACCATTGTGGAGGCCAAGAGTGCCTTAAAAATTCTCATGTCTGAG GTCGTGACCTCAAAGACGGCGAACGCGAAGCTGGAGAGCGAGCTGAAGCAGGAGCGGGCGAACCACATGGACCTGCAGAAGGTGCTGTGTGACGAGAGGAAGCTGATGTCTACCATGGACATGGAGCACCAGAGCCACCTCGTGGAGCTCGAGCAGACGCACCAGGAAAAG GTTCTTTATCTTCTCAGTCAATTACAGAACAAACCCCTGGAAGcgaaggaggaggagaatcACGAGACGTCCAAAAGGGAGAGGGAGCTGCTACAGCGCTTAAAGTTTCAG GAGGCGGAGCTCCAGAAGATGCGAGAACTCACTGAGCAAAACCAGAAACTCCTGGAAGAACTTGAACAATACAAACAG AAATTACTTCTTGCTCAGCTGACGAGCGCAAAGAAAGCACCTCCGTTAGCAGCCGAATCGCCGGACACTTCGTTTGAATACGTTCCTCCTAAG CCCAAAGCCAAATTGTCCACGGCTCGAGCTCCCCTGCAGGAACCCACCATCGACCTGGACGAACTGGTGTCTCCGTCCGAGTCGGAGAAGGAGGAGGACGAGTGGCGTccagagaagaaagagagaagcagacgTGGCTCTAAGAAGTCTAAAATGACTGgg tgtgcgtGTAAGGGCCGGTGCGTCAATAAACTGTGCCGCTGCCGCAAAGGACGACTGACGTGCGGCGAGAACTGTCTCTGTGACCACGAGAAGTGTCGCAACATGGAGAACCGTGCTGTCATG GACGTTGCTGAGACAAATGACGTGTCCAAAGACTCCGTGTCTATTCCCGAAGACCCCACAGCCGTAAGCCCTCGAGACGCCACCTTCTTCAGACCTCCTTGTGTTCCACCGACTAAAAag GAAATCGGGGACATCAGTAACCTGTCGTCGGTCCTGAAGCTGGAGAAGAAGCCCGTCCCTGCTGACATGGACAGCGACAGCGAGGAATCGGAGGAGTCCATCATGCCCAGCTTCCTGCGCAAGAACAAGAGAGGACTGAACAACTTCAAGAACAGCTTCTTCTCAGGCTGCACTCCGGTCCGCGAGGAATCCTGA
- the rnf121 gene encoding RING finger protein 121 isoform X1, whose amino-acid sequence MAGVFEVEVGGVEHGHDHGHGHEAPQVDLSHLSPEEKWRLEHARMHAKHKGHEAMHAEMVLILIVTLVVAQLVLVQWKQRQARSYNLVTLFQMWVVPLYFTTKLHWWRFLVTWFIFSIVTAFITFRATRKPLECTTPRLVYKWFFLLYKISYTTGIVGYSVVMFTLFGINLIFRIKPEDSMDFGVSMLFYGLYYGVLGRDFAEMCADFMASTIGYYSASGMPTKHLSDSICAVCGQPILVSVDEEGIMENTYRLSCNHVFHEFCIRGWCIVGKKQTCPYCKEKVDLKRMFSNPWERPHVMYGQLLDWLRYLVAWQPVIIGLVQGINYILGLE is encoded by the exons ATGGCGGGGGTGTTTGAGGTGGAGGTTGGAGGCGTAGAACACGGACACGACCACGGGCACGGACACGAAGCCCCTCAG GTCGACCTCTCGCATCTTTCACCAGAGGAGAAGTGGAG GCTGGAACATGCGAGGATGCACGCCAAACACAAAGGGCACGAAGCCATGCACGCTGAGATGGTGCTCATCCTCATCGTCACGCTCGTCGTCGCTCAGCTCGTCCTGGTGCAGTGGAAACAGCGTCAAGCCAGATCTTACAAC TTGGTGACCCTGTTTCAGATGTGGGTGGTGCCTCTTTACTTCACCACAAAGCTGCACTGGTGGCGATTCTTGGTGACGTGGTTCATCTTCTCCATCGTCACCGCTTTCATCACGTTCCGTGCCACACGCAAACCCTTGGAATGCACAACACCGAG attGGTTTACAAATGGTTTTTCCTCTTGTACAAGATCAGCTACACGACAGGCATCGTGGGCTACAGCGTAGTCATGTTCACGCTCTTCGGCATCAATTTGATATTTAG AATAAAGCCAGAAGATTCGATGGATTTTGGGGTTTCGATGCTCTTTTACGGCCTGTATTACGGTGTCCTGGGCAGGGATTTTGCTGAGATGTGTGCAGACTTCATGGCTTCCACAATAGGG TATTACAGCGCATCAGGAATGCCCACGAAACACCTTTCGGACAGCATCTGCGCCGTGTGCGGTCAGCCCATCCTGGTGAGCGTGGACGAAGAAGGGATCATGGAGAACACCTACAGACTTTCCTGCAACCATGT ATTTCATGAGTTCTGCATACGAggctggtgcattgtgggtaagaAACAGACATGCCCATACTGCAAAGAAAAGGTGGACCTGAAGAGAATGTTCAGTAATCC ATGGGAGAGGCCTCACGTCATGTACGGACAATTACTGGACTGGCTTCGCTATCTCGTAGCCTGGCAGCCGGTCATAATCGGACTAGTGCAAGGCATCAATTACATCCTGGGTCTTGAGTGA
- the rnf121 gene encoding RING finger protein 121 isoform X2, whose translation MHAKHKGHEAMHAEMVLILIVTLVVAQLVLVQWKQRQARSYNLVTLFQMWVVPLYFTTKLHWWRFLVTWFIFSIVTAFITFRATRKPLECTTPRLVYKWFFLLYKISYTTGIVGYSVVMFTLFGINLIFRIKPEDSMDFGVSMLFYGLYYGVLGRDFAEMCADFMASTIGYYSASGMPTKHLSDSICAVCGQPILVSVDEEGIMENTYRLSCNHVFHEFCIRGWCIVGKKQTCPYCKEKVDLKRMFSNPWERPHVMYGQLLDWLRYLVAWQPVIIGLVQGINYILGLE comes from the exons ATGCACGCCAAACACAAAGGGCACGAAGCCATGCACGCTGAGATGGTGCTCATCCTCATCGTCACGCTCGTCGTCGCTCAGCTCGTCCTGGTGCAGTGGAAACAGCGTCAAGCCAGATCTTACAAC TTGGTGACCCTGTTTCAGATGTGGGTGGTGCCTCTTTACTTCACCACAAAGCTGCACTGGTGGCGATTCTTGGTGACGTGGTTCATCTTCTCCATCGTCACCGCTTTCATCACGTTCCGTGCCACACGCAAACCCTTGGAATGCACAACACCGAG attGGTTTACAAATGGTTTTTCCTCTTGTACAAGATCAGCTACACGACAGGCATCGTGGGCTACAGCGTAGTCATGTTCACGCTCTTCGGCATCAATTTGATATTTAG AATAAAGCCAGAAGATTCGATGGATTTTGGGGTTTCGATGCTCTTTTACGGCCTGTATTACGGTGTCCTGGGCAGGGATTTTGCTGAGATGTGTGCAGACTTCATGGCTTCCACAATAGGG TATTACAGCGCATCAGGAATGCCCACGAAACACCTTTCGGACAGCATCTGCGCCGTGTGCGGTCAGCCCATCCTGGTGAGCGTGGACGAAGAAGGGATCATGGAGAACACCTACAGACTTTCCTGCAACCATGT ATTTCATGAGTTCTGCATACGAggctggtgcattgtgggtaagaAACAGACATGCCCATACTGCAAAGAAAAGGTGGACCTGAAGAGAATGTTCAGTAATCC ATGGGAGAGGCCTCACGTCATGTACGGACAATTACTGGACTGGCTTCGCTATCTCGTAGCCTGGCAGCCGGTCATAATCGGACTAGTGCAAGGCATCAATTACATCCTGGGTCTTGAGTGA